One genomic window of Halolamina sediminis includes the following:
- the lpdA gene encoding dihydrolipoyl dehydrogenase gives MVVGDVTTGTEVLVIGAGPGGYVAAIRAAQNGLDTTLVDRDAYGGTCLNYGCIPSKALISATDVAHDAGNATEMGVHADPVIHTDEMQEWKEGVVDQLTGGVEKLCKANGVNLIEGEATFVDDSTARIAHGGDGQGSESIEFEHAIVATGSRPIQVPGFEFEHEPVWSSRDALDVEEPPEELLVVGAGYIGMELSTVFAKMGVDVTVVEMLDGILPGYEDDVSRAVKKRADELGIEFNFGEAASEWEETGEGVVVTTENEDGEESTYDAEKVLVAVGRQPVSDSLDPEAAGIEVGDNGFIHTDNQARTNVDNIFAVGDVAGEPMLAHKASKEGIVAAEVIAGEPAALDQQAIPAAVFTDPEIATVGMTEEEAEEAGFEPKVGEFPFRASGRALSTGESEGFVRIVAEAEAGFVLGAQIVGPEASELIAECALAIEMGATLEDVASTVHTHPTLAEAVMEAAENADDQAIHTLNR, from the coding sequence ATGGTTGTCGGAGACGTTACGACGGGAACGGAGGTACTGGTGATCGGCGCGGGGCCGGGCGGCTACGTCGCCGCCATCCGCGCCGCACAGAACGGACTGGACACGACGCTGGTCGATCGGGACGCCTACGGGGGGACCTGCCTCAACTACGGCTGCATCCCCTCGAAGGCGCTGATCAGCGCGACGGACGTGGCCCACGACGCCGGTAACGCGACGGAGATGGGCGTCCACGCCGATCCCGTCATCCACACCGACGAGATGCAGGAGTGGAAGGAGGGTGTCGTCGACCAGCTCACCGGCGGCGTCGAGAAGCTCTGTAAGGCCAACGGCGTCAACCTGATCGAGGGCGAAGCGACGTTCGTCGACGACTCCACCGCCCGGATCGCCCACGGCGGCGACGGGCAGGGCTCGGAGTCGATCGAGTTCGAGCACGCGATCGTCGCGACCGGTTCGCGGCCGATCCAGGTGCCCGGCTTCGAGTTCGAACACGAGCCGGTCTGGTCCTCGCGGGACGCACTCGACGTGGAGGAGCCCCCGGAGGAGCTGCTCGTCGTCGGCGCAGGCTACATCGGGATGGAGCTCTCGACGGTGTTCGCGAAGATGGGCGTCGACGTGACCGTCGTGGAGATGCTCGACGGGATCCTCCCCGGCTACGAGGACGACGTGAGCCGGGCGGTCAAGAAACGTGCCGACGAGCTCGGCATCGAGTTCAACTTCGGCGAGGCCGCGAGCGAGTGGGAGGAGACCGGCGAAGGTGTCGTCGTCACCACCGAGAACGAGGACGGCGAGGAGTCCACCTACGACGCCGAGAAGGTGCTCGTCGCGGTCGGCCGCCAGCCCGTCTCCGACAGCCTCGATCCCGAAGCTGCGGGCATCGAGGTGGGGGACAACGGGTTCATCCACACCGACAATCAGGCCCGCACCAACGTCGACAACATCTTCGCGGTCGGCGACGTGGCCGGCGAGCCGATGCTGGCGCACAAGGCGAGCAAGGAGGGCATCGTCGCGGCCGAGGTGATCGCCGGCGAGCCCGCCGCGCTCGACCAGCAGGCGATCCCGGCGGCCGTGTTCACGGACCCCGAGATCGCGACCGTGGGGATGACCGAGGAGGAGGCCGAGGAGGCCGGCTTCGAGCCCAAAGTCGGGGAGTTCCCGTTCCGCGCCTCCGGCCGCGCGCTCTCGACCGGCGAGAGCGAGGGGTTCGTCCGCATCGTCGCCGAGGCGGAGGCCGGCTTCGTCCTCGGCGCCCAGATCGTCGGCCCCGAAGCCAGTGAACTGATCGCCGAGTGCGCGCTCGCGATCGAGATGGGCGCGACCCTCGAAGACGTGGCGTCGACGGTCCACACCCACCCGACGCTCGCGGAGGCCGTGATGGAGGCCGCCGAGAACGCCGACGATCAGGCGATCCACACGCTGAACCGGTAG
- the lipA gene encoding lipoyl synthase — protein sequence MSSRRRKPDWLKSQPPTGQRFTDIKQTLRDRDLHTVCEEANCPNMGECWSGRDGPGTGPGTATFMLMGERCSRGCNFCDVATGGMEPLDPDEPENVAEAVGEIGLDYVVLTSVDRDDLDDGGAAHFAETIRECKQRNPGTLVEVLIPDFGGDEDAVRQIIDAEPDVIAHNVETVERLQWPVRDRRANYEQTLDVLEQVDCESDIYTKTSLMLGLGEYDHEIYRTLSDLRQVGVDVVTFGQYLQPSRSHLDVFEYVHPDAFETWRQVAEEELGFLYCASGPMVRSSYKAGELFVDALVRDGKSPEQAREEARAAAGD from the coding sequence ATGAGCAGCCGCAGGCGGAAGCCCGACTGGCTCAAGAGCCAGCCGCCGACCGGGCAACGGTTCACCGACATCAAGCAGACGCTCCGGGACCGGGACCTCCACACCGTCTGCGAGGAAGCGAACTGCCCCAACATGGGCGAGTGCTGGTCCGGCCGGGACGGCCCGGGCACGGGCCCCGGCACCGCGACGTTCATGCTGATGGGCGAGCGCTGTTCGCGGGGCTGTAACTTCTGTGACGTGGCCACCGGCGGGATGGAGCCGCTGGACCCCGACGAGCCCGAAAACGTCGCCGAGGCCGTCGGCGAGATCGGGCTGGACTACGTCGTCCTCACCTCCGTCGACCGCGACGACCTCGACGACGGCGGCGCCGCCCACTTCGCGGAGACGATCCGGGAGTGCAAGCAGCGCAACCCCGGCACGCTCGTCGAAGTCCTCATCCCGGACTTCGGCGGCGACGAGGACGCGGTCCGGCAGATCATCGACGCCGAACCGGACGTGATCGCCCACAACGTCGAGACCGTCGAACGCCTCCAGTGGCCGGTCCGGGACCGCCGCGCGAACTACGAGCAGACCCTCGACGTGCTCGAACAGGTCGACTGCGAGTCCGACATCTACACGAAGACCAGCCTGATGCTCGGGCTCGGGGAGTACGACCACGAGATCTACCGGACGCTCTCGGATCTGCGGCAGGTCGGCGTCGACGTGGTGACGTTCGGGCAGTACCTCCAGCCCTCCCGTTCCCACCTTGACGTGTTCGAGTACGTCCACCCCGACGCGTTCGAGACGTGGCGGCAGGTCGCCGAGGAGGAACTCGGCTTCCTCTACTGTGCCTCGGGCCCGATGGTGCGCTCCTCCTACAAGGCGGGGGAGCTGTTCGTGGACGCGCTCGTTCGCGACGGGAAAAGCCCCGAGCAGGCGCGGGAGGAGGCACGAGCAGCGGCGGGCGACTAG
- a CDS encoding alpha-ketoacid dehydrogenase subunit beta encodes MSETQNLTLVQAVRDGLATEMELDDDVVALGQDIGKNGGVFRATQGLQEEFGEQRVVDTPLAESGIIGSALGLATGGMKPVPEIQFSGFMYPGFDQIVSHMARYRTRTRSRFSLPMVLRAPYGGGIRAPESHSDSKETFYAHEAGLKVVMPSTPYDTKGLLISAIRDPDPVVFLEPKLIYRAFREEVPEEDYEVPIGEAAVRREGSDVSVFTYGAMTRPTLEAAENLADEGIDAEVVDLRTVSPMDRESIVESFKKTGRGVVVHEAPKSGGLAGEITALLQEEALVYQEAPIKRVTGFDVPVPLYAMEDYYLPNAARVEDGIREAVEF; translated from the coding sequence ATGAGCGAGACACAGAACCTCACGCTGGTGCAGGCGGTACGGGACGGTCTCGCGACCGAGATGGAACTCGACGACGACGTGGTCGCGCTCGGGCAGGACATCGGGAAGAACGGTGGCGTGTTCCGGGCCACGCAGGGCCTGCAGGAGGAGTTCGGCGAGCAACGCGTCGTCGACACGCCGCTGGCGGAGTCGGGGATCATCGGCAGCGCTCTCGGCCTCGCGACCGGCGGGATGAAGCCGGTGCCGGAGATCCAGTTCTCCGGGTTCATGTACCCCGGGTTCGACCAGATCGTCTCTCACATGGCGCGCTACCGGACCCGGACACGGAGCCGGTTCTCGCTGCCGATGGTGCTGCGAGCCCCCTACGGCGGCGGCATCCGTGCGCCCGAGAGCCACTCGGACTCGAAGGAGACGTTCTACGCCCACGAGGCGGGGCTGAAAGTGGTGATGCCCTCGACGCCGTACGACACGAAGGGGCTGCTGATCTCGGCGATCCGCGACCCCGACCCCGTCGTCTTCCTCGAACCCAAGCTCATCTACCGCGCGTTCCGCGAGGAGGTGCCCGAGGAGGACTACGAGGTGCCGATCGGCGAGGCCGCCGTCCGCCGCGAGGGCTCGGACGTGTCGGTGTTCACCTACGGCGCGATGACCCGGCCGACGTTGGAGGCCGCGGAGAACCTCGCCGACGAAGGGATCGATGCCGAGGTCGTCGACCTGCGGACGGTGTCGCCGATGGACCGCGAATCCATCGTCGAGTCGTTCAAGAAGACCGGCCGCGGGGTCGTCGTCCACGAGGCGCCCAAGTCGGGCGGCCTCGCCGGCGAGATCACCGCGCTCCTACAGGAGGAGGCACTCGTCTATCAGGAGGCACCGATCAAGCGCGTCACCGGGTTCGACGTCCCCGTCCCGCTGTACGCGATGGAGGACTACTACCTGCCCAACGCCGCGAGAGTGGAAGACGGTATCCGTGAGGCGGTGGAGTTCTAA
- the hisI gene encoding phosphoribosyl-AMP cyclohydrolase codes for MADLSAVDIDFGDDGLVPAVAQDADSGEVLMLAYVSPEALRRTVDTGRAHYYSRSRDELWEKGATSGNTQSVVDVRIDCDADTLLYEVEQDGGACHTGHRSCFHRSVAEADDEAETVQVETTGERVFDPDDAYE; via the coding sequence ATGGCCGACCTCTCGGCGGTCGATATCGACTTCGGCGACGACGGGCTGGTCCCCGCGGTGGCACAGGACGCCGACTCCGGCGAGGTGTTGATGCTCGCGTACGTCTCCCCCGAGGCGCTCAGACGCACCGTCGACACCGGCCGCGCCCACTACTACTCCCGCTCCCGGGACGAGCTCTGGGAGAAAGGCGCGACCAGCGGCAACACCCAGTCAGTGGTGGACGTCCGGATCGACTGCGACGCCGACACCCTGCTGTACGAGGTCGAACAGGACGGCGGCGCCTGCCACACCGGCCACCGCTCCTGCTTCCACCGCTCGGTCGCGGAGGCCGACGACGAGGCTGAGACCGTGCAGGTCGAGACGACCGGCGAACGGGTGTTCGACCCGGACGACGCCTACGAATGA
- the pdhA gene encoding pyruvate dehydrogenase (acetyl-transferring) E1 component subunit alpha codes for MSTIQRDPENRVQVLDEDGNLVGEPPEIDEETMLDIYRDMKLARHFDERAVSLQRQGRMGTYPPLSGQEGAQIGSAYALAEDDWMVPSYREHGAAVVRGLPLKQTLLYWMGYEAGNDVPEDTNILPVAVPIASQIPHAAGLAWSWKLQGHDDTAGICYFGDGATSEGDFHEGLNFAGVYDVPMVFFCNNNQWAISVPREKQTASETLAQKADAYGFEGVQVDGMDPLAVYKVTQDALEKARDPDEDQLRPTMIEAVQYRFGAHTTADDPTVYRDDEEVERWKAKDPIPRLEAYLRSEDVLDDEKVAEVEETVEQRVSDAIDEAESEPRPEPEEMFEHAYADLPPALQEQREEFVAAVDRHGKDAFLEEE; via the coding sequence GTGAGTACGATACAGCGCGATCCCGAGAACCGGGTACAGGTGCTCGACGAGGACGGCAACCTCGTGGGCGAGCCCCCGGAGATCGACGAGGAGACGATGCTGGACATCTACCGGGACATGAAGCTCGCCCGGCACTTCGACGAGCGGGCGGTCAGCCTCCAGCGACAGGGGCGGATGGGGACGTATCCGCCGCTGTCGGGACAGGAGGGCGCCCAGATCGGCTCGGCGTACGCGCTGGCCGAGGACGACTGGATGGTGCCGTCCTACCGCGAACACGGGGCCGCAGTCGTGCGGGGCCTGCCGCTGAAGCAGACGCTACTGTACTGGATGGGGTACGAGGCGGGCAACGACGTGCCCGAGGACACGAACATCCTCCCCGTCGCGGTCCCCATCGCGAGCCAGATCCCCCACGCGGCGGGGCTGGCGTGGTCTTGGAAGCTGCAGGGCCACGACGACACTGCGGGTATCTGCTACTTCGGCGACGGCGCCACTAGCGAGGGTGACTTCCACGAGGGGCTGAACTTCGCCGGCGTCTACGACGTGCCGATGGTGTTCTTCTGTAACAACAACCAGTGGGCGATCTCGGTGCCCCGCGAGAAGCAGACCGCCTCCGAGACGCTCGCCCAGAAGGCTGACGCCTACGGCTTCGAGGGCGTGCAGGTCGACGGGATGGACCCGCTGGCCGTCTACAAGGTCACGCAGGACGCCCTCGAGAAGGCCCGGGACCCCGACGAGGACCAGCTCCGGCCGACGATGATCGAGGCGGTGCAGTACCGCTTCGGCGCCCACACCACCGCGGACGACCCGACGGTGTACCGCGACGACGAGGAGGTCGAACGCTGGAAAGCCAAGGACCCGATCCCGCGGCTGGAGGCGTACCTCCGGAGCGAGGACGTCCTCGACGACGAGAAAGTCGCCGAGGTCGAGGAGACCGTCGAGCAGCGGGTCTCCGACGCGATCGACGAGGCGGAGTCCGAGCCCCGGCCCGAGCCGGAGGAGATGTTCGAACACGCCTACGCTGACCTCCCGCCGGCGCTGCAGGAACAGCGCGAGGAGTTCGTCGCGGCAGTCGATCGACACGGCAAGGACGCGTTCCTGGAGGAAGAATGA
- a CDS encoding DUF7118 family protein — translation MSVADEPIPAEPSADDLLDELREAREERQEIAAEIERYGEQSVQSVADAVREATRLFDRYEDSATGTGDFEAYLEFQSQFAELVEGLPEELPEREGFEEANEAVDQRTISESDFRRAREAISEASEIADLLDRREAAQQRVDDAERAVTERLSAIERRLDELAELRPLGDADLSAPTEELTDPIERYDTAVREAFEAYVRKAPVRELLELIETTKHYPLIDYQRPPADLLDYVRTHPAGEEPLSTLLSYAEYSGSKLSHYVEDPTAFETTVPVHRTYLDRIGSEPLTVGSPPAAEELRYLASELVSVVGRFADEEPVALARQLRDLARRDDYDRLRNAVVAETELTEQQREALRNGEIESEAERLREERERLEDALEN, via the coding sequence ATGAGCGTCGCAGACGAGCCGATCCCCGCGGAGCCGAGCGCCGACGACCTGCTCGACGAACTCCGCGAGGCCCGCGAGGAACGGCAGGAGATCGCCGCCGAGATCGAACGCTACGGCGAGCAGTCGGTCCAGTCCGTCGCCGATGCGGTGCGCGAGGCGACCCGGCTGTTCGACCGCTACGAGGACTCGGCGACCGGCACGGGCGACTTCGAGGCGTATCTGGAGTTCCAGAGCCAGTTCGCCGAACTGGTCGAGGGGCTCCCCGAGGAGCTCCCCGAACGTGAGGGGTTCGAGGAAGCCAACGAGGCGGTCGACCAGCGTACGATCTCCGAGAGCGACTTCCGGCGCGCCCGCGAGGCGATCAGCGAGGCCAGCGAGATCGCCGACCTGCTCGACCGCCGCGAGGCCGCCCAGCAGCGCGTCGACGACGCCGAGCGTGCCGTGACCGAGCGGCTGTCGGCGATCGAGCGCCGGCTGGACGAGCTCGCCGAGCTCCGGCCGCTGGGCGACGCGGACCTCTCGGCGCCGACCGAGGAGCTGACCGACCCGATCGAGCGCTACGACACGGCCGTCCGCGAGGCGTTCGAGGCGTACGTGCGGAAGGCGCCGGTCCGGGAGCTACTCGAACTGATCGAGACCACGAAACACTATCCGCTGATCGACTACCAGCGCCCCCCGGCCGACCTGCTCGACTACGTGCGAACCCACCCTGCGGGCGAGGAGCCGCTGTCGACGCTGCTCTCCTACGCGGAGTACTCGGGGTCGAAGCTCTCCCACTACGTCGAGGACCCGACGGCGTTCGAGACCACCGTCCCGGTCCATCGCACCTACCTCGACCGCATCGGCAGCGAGCCGCTGACGGTGGGCTCGCCGCCGGCGGCCGAGGAACTGCGCTACCTCGCGAGCGAACTGGTGTCGGTCGTCGGCCGCTTCGCCGACGAGGAGCCGGTCGCGCTGGCCCGCCAACTGCGGGATCTCGCCCGGCGGGACGACTACGACCGGCTGCGGAACGCAGTCGTCGCCGAGACAGAACTCACCGAGCAACAGCGTGAAGCGCTCCGGAACGGCGAGATCGAGTCCGAAGCCGAACGGCTCCGCGAGGAGCGCGAGCGGCTGGAGGATGCATTGGAGAACTGA
- the glmM gene encoding phosphoglucosamine mutase, which yields MKVFGSSGTRGVAGEQLTAEFVLRVAKAAGTVWDADRAAIAHDTRTTGELFANAADAGLTAVGVDADRLGVLPTPAAVRYAEVEEVPAVVVTASHNPPEYNGIKLVGADGVELPVAELERVEDCLLGETFEEAGWDGTGTSRPIDGVADDYVDDLLANVDREAIADGELTVALDPGHGAGALTSPEFFRRLGCDVVTVNGQPDGHFPGRDPEPVPENLDDLGRLVRASDADVGIAHDGDADRAIFFDEAGEYIEGDASLAALAAEALGPGDATVAAVNVSQRLVDVCDEVGADLELTPIGATNIITRIQELEAEGRRVPISGEGNGGIFFPDFRLVRDGAFIAAKFLELLATSGDSPSEVVAPYTAYENVRRNLSYETESELSAMLDAAERYAEAADVEASTVDGYRLDYGDAWVLVRPSGTEPKVRIYAEAREHERAIELVDAVEDELAAAVAD from the coding sequence ATGAAGGTCTTCGGCTCCAGCGGCACCCGGGGGGTCGCCGGCGAACAGCTCACCGCCGAGTTCGTTCTCCGGGTCGCCAAGGCTGCCGGCACCGTCTGGGACGCCGACCGCGCAGCGATCGCCCACGACACGCGAACCACCGGCGAACTGTTCGCCAACGCCGCCGACGCCGGCCTCACCGCCGTGGGCGTCGACGCCGACCGCCTCGGCGTGCTCCCCACGCCCGCGGCCGTCCGCTACGCCGAAGTAGAGGAGGTCCCGGCCGTCGTCGTCACCGCCTCGCACAACCCCCCGGAGTACAACGGGATCAAGCTCGTCGGCGCCGACGGCGTCGAGCTCCCCGTCGCCGAGCTCGAACGCGTCGAGGACTGCCTGCTCGGCGAGACGTTCGAGGAGGCCGGCTGGGACGGCACCGGAACCTCCCGACCCATCGACGGGGTCGCCGACGACTACGTCGACGACCTGCTCGCGAACGTGGACCGCGAAGCGATCGCCGACGGCGAGCTCACCGTGGCGCTCGACCCCGGCCACGGCGCGGGCGCGCTCACCAGCCCCGAGTTCTTCCGCCGGCTGGGCTGTGACGTGGTGACCGTCAACGGCCAGCCCGACGGCCACTTCCCCGGTCGCGACCCCGAGCCCGTCCCGGAGAACCTCGACGACCTCGGCCGGCTCGTCCGGGCGAGCGACGCCGACGTGGGGATCGCCCACGACGGCGACGCCGACCGCGCGATCTTCTTCGACGAGGCGGGCGAGTACATCGAGGGCGACGCTTCCCTCGCGGCGCTGGCAGCCGAAGCCCTGGGGCCGGGTGACGCCACCGTCGCCGCGGTGAACGTCTCCCAACGGCTCGTCGACGTCTGCGACGAGGTGGGCGCCGACCTCGAACTCACACCGATCGGCGCGACGAACATCATCACACGAATTCAGGAGCTCGAAGCCGAGGGGCGCCGGGTCCCGATCTCGGGCGAGGGCAACGGCGGGATCTTCTTCCCCGACTTCCGGCTGGTCCGGGACGGCGCGTTCATCGCCGCGAAGTTCCTCGAACTGCTCGCGACCAGCGGCGACAGCCCGAGCGAGGTCGTCGCACCCTACACCGCCTACGAGAACGTCCGCCGAAATCTCTCCTACGAGACGGAGTCCGAACTCAGCGCGATGCTCGACGCCGCCGAGCGCTACGCCGAAGCGGCCGACGTGGAAGCGAGCACCGTCGACGGCTACCGGCTCGACTACGGCGACGCGTGGGTGCTGGTCCGGCCCTCCGGCACCGAGCCCAAGGTCCGCATCTACGCCGAAGCTCGCGAACACGAGCGCGCGATCGAACTCGTCGACGCCGTCGAGGACGAACTCGCGGCGGCGGTCGCGGACTGA
- a CDS encoding 2-oxo acid dehydrogenase subunit E2: MTVKEFKLPDVGEGVAEGELVSWQVSPGDTVSEGDIVAEVETDKALVEVPSRYDGTVQELFAEEGEMVPVGDVIISFDVDDGVESGDAEAEAPDTEGEPGESTDEAKTDTEEAATAETPDGRVFAPPSARKLARELGVEITDVEGSGPGGRISEEDVRSYHEAAETHDETADETPVTPGEEEAPTPSSGAGASGTVSASDSPEAMRETTLATPATRALAKELGVDLDTVPTEKTRDGEAYVEKEDVRAFAEREEEEAGTEAGESATAEPAREETVPYRGVRRTIGEQMATSKYTAPHVSHHDTAEIDELVETREELKQTAEEKGVRLTYMAFVLKAVVAGLKEYPILNSELDEEEGVIRLKNYYNIGIAVATDAGLMVPVVKNVDEKGLLEIADEVQELATKARERTISPQEMQGGTFSITNFGAFGGEYATPIINYPETAILGLGAIEQRPVVEDGEVVAAHTLPLSLAIDHRVIDGAEAAKFTNTVKEYLAEPTKLLL, from the coding sequence ATGACTGTCAAAGAGTTCAAGCTACCCGACGTCGGCGAAGGCGTCGCCGAGGGGGAGTTGGTCTCCTGGCAGGTGTCGCCGGGCGACACCGTCAGCGAGGGCGACATCGTCGCCGAGGTCGAGACGGACAAGGCGCTGGTCGAGGTGCCCTCCCGATACGACGGCACCGTGCAGGAGCTGTTCGCCGAGGAGGGCGAGATGGTGCCCGTCGGCGACGTGATCATCTCCTTCGACGTCGACGACGGCGTCGAATCGGGCGACGCCGAGGCCGAGGCGCCCGATACCGAGGGTGAGCCCGGCGAGTCGACCGACGAGGCGAAGACCGACACCGAGGAGGCCGCGACGGCGGAGACGCCCGACGGTCGCGTGTTCGCGCCGCCGTCGGCCCGGAAGCTGGCCCGCGAACTCGGCGTCGAAATCACCGACGTCGAGGGCAGCGGCCCCGGCGGCCGCATCAGCGAGGAGGACGTCCGGTCCTACCACGAGGCCGCCGAGACACACGACGAAACCGCCGACGAGACGCCCGTCACGCCCGGCGAGGAGGAAGCACCGACGCCGTCGAGCGGCGCCGGCGCGAGCGGAACCGTGAGCGCGAGCGACAGCCCCGAAGCGATGCGGGAGACGACGCTCGCGACGCCCGCGACCCGCGCGCTCGCGAAGGAGCTCGGCGTCGACCTCGACACCGTGCCGACCGAGAAGACCCGCGACGGCGAGGCGTACGTCGAGAAGGAAGACGTGCGCGCGTTCGCTGAACGGGAGGAGGAAGAAGCCGGCACCGAGGCGGGCGAGTCCGCCACCGCCGAGCCCGCCCGCGAGGAGACGGTCCCCTACCGCGGCGTTCGTCGGACGATCGGCGAGCAGATGGCGACCTCGAAGTACACCGCGCCCCACGTCAGCCACCACGACACCGCGGAGATCGACGAGCTCGTCGAGACCCGCGAGGAGCTGAAGCAGACCGCCGAGGAGAAGGGCGTCCGCCTGACGTACATGGCGTTCGTCCTCAAGGCGGTCGTGGCCGGGCTGAAGGAGTACCCGATCCTCAACTCCGAACTCGACGAGGAGGAGGGGGTCATCCGCCTGAAGAACTACTACAACATCGGCATCGCCGTCGCGACCGACGCCGGGCTGATGGTGCCGGTCGTGAAGAACGTCGACGAGAAGGGGCTGCTGGAGATCGCCGACGAGGTACAGGAGTTGGCGACGAAGGCCCGCGAGCGCACGATCTCGCCCCAGGAGATGCAGGGCGGGACGTTCTCGATCACGAACTTCGGCGCCTTCGGCGGCGAGTACGCCACGCCGATCATCAACTACCCCGAGACCGCGATCCTCGGCCTCGGCGCCATCGAGCAGCGCCCGGTCGTCGAGGACGGCGAGGTCGTGGCGGCGCACACGCTGCCGCTCTCGCTGGCTATCGACCACCGGGTCATCGACGGCGCCGAAGCCGCGAAGTTCACGAACACCGTGAAGGAATACTTGGCCGAGCCGACGAAACTACTACTCTAA
- a CDS encoding ABC transporter ATP-binding protein, whose protein sequence is MSDEHGSFSEIRQSVDGHSMKGLLRYCIPYWRRLTVGTVAAFVVRLSRLIPPLLVGVAIDRVIRNGTGEGGLLVTAGLIPSGQISGQAARLAFLEQLVIIAGAAYVVRSLARFASRYLFMSTAQKVQRDLRNDTYDHIQRLSLGFFASHQTGAMMSVLNQDVNRLEQFLNTEIRQAIRVVATVGGIAAIMFWYSPKVAVIALAPVPIIGLASGQFLTWIEPKYRGIRETVSRLNSRLENNLGGARVIKTFNRYDFELDRVSDQSEVYHDEKVGAIKIRRAFFSGLRVVTGLVFVAMLWVVGSDIITGSSSALEAGVVATFFMLLRRLYAPMRRVGKTANKYQLAKSSSERVFGILGHEPEVTTPEDAYVPENVEGHVEFDDVTFGYEEDETILNGIDLDVEAGETVGLAGTTGAGKSTLLKLLPRFYDVDDGAVRVDGVDVCEWDLPALREHVGIVEQNPYMFSGTAEENIAYGDLSVLSGDDGEVSEAVVEAAKAAEAHEFITDLPEGYDTEIGERGVKLSGGQRQRLAIARALLNDPEIVILDEATSDVDTETEEQIQQSLDRLTEDRTAFVIAHRLSTIKDADRIVVMEHGQVAESGSHDELLREDGDYANLWAMQAGGSANVASADD, encoded by the coding sequence ATGAGCGACGAACACGGGAGCTTCTCCGAGATCCGTCAGTCGGTCGACGGCCACTCGATGAAGGGGCTCCTGCGCTACTGCATCCCCTACTGGCGGCGCCTGACCGTGGGCACCGTCGCCGCGTTCGTGGTACGGTTGTCACGGCTGATCCCGCCGCTGCTGGTCGGGGTCGCGATCGATCGCGTGATCCGGAACGGGACAGGCGAGGGAGGCCTGCTGGTCACCGCCGGCCTGATCCCCTCGGGACAGATCAGCGGGCAAGCCGCTCGGCTAGCGTTCCTCGAACAACTGGTGATTATCGCCGGCGCGGCGTACGTCGTCCGGTCGCTGGCCCGGTTCGCGTCGCGGTACCTGTTCATGTCCACCGCACAGAAGGTCCAGCGGGATCTGCGGAACGACACCTACGACCACATCCAGCGGCTCTCGCTGGGTTTCTTCGCCTCACATCAGACCGGCGCGATGATGTCCGTACTGAACCAGGACGTGAACCGGCTGGAGCAGTTCCTCAACACCGAGATCCGGCAGGCGATCCGCGTCGTCGCGACCGTCGGCGGCATCGCGGCGATCATGTTCTGGTACTCCCCGAAGGTGGCGGTGATCGCCCTAGCACCGGTGCCGATCATCGGCCTCGCCTCGGGGCAGTTCCTGACGTGGATCGAGCCGAAGTACCGCGGGATCCGCGAGACGGTGTCGCGGCTGAACTCCCGGCTGGAGAACAACCTCGGCGGCGCGCGGGTGATCAAGACGTTCAACCGCTACGACTTCGAGCTCGACCGCGTCTCCGACCAGAGCGAGGTGTACCACGACGAGAAGGTCGGCGCAATCAAGATCCGCCGAGCGTTCTTCTCCGGGCTCCGGGTCGTCACTGGGTTGGTGTTCGTCGCGATGCTGTGGGTCGTCGGCAGCGACATCATCACCGGCTCCTCAAGCGCGCTGGAGGCGGGCGTCGTCGCGACCTTTTTCATGCTGCTGCGCCGGCTGTACGCGCCGATGCGCCGCGTCGGGAAGACCGCGAACAAGTACCAGCTCGCGAAATCCTCCTCCGAGCGCGTGTTCGGGATCCTCGGCCACGAGCCCGAAGTGACGACGCCCGAGGACGCCTACGTGCCCGAAAACGTCGAGGGGCACGTCGAGTTCGACGACGTGACGTTCGGCTACGAGGAGGACGAGACGATCCTGAACGGGATCGACCTCGACGTCGAGGCCGGAGAGACCGTCGGCCTCGCCGGCACCACGGGCGCAGGGAAGTCGACGCTGCTGAAGCTGCTGCCGCGGTTCTACGATGTGGACGACGGCGCGGTGCGCGTCGACGGCGTCGACGTGTGCGAGTGGGACCTGCCCGCCCTCCGCGAGCACGTGGGGATCGTCGAACAGAACCCCTACATGTTCTCGGGGACCGCCGAGGAGAACATCGCCTACGGCGACCTCTCGGTGCTCTCCGGCGACGACGGCGAGGTGAGCGAGGCGGTCGTCGAGGCCGCCAAGGCCGCGGAGGCCCACGAGTTCATCACCGACCTCCCGGAGGGGTACGACACCGAGATCGGCGAGCGCGGCGTGAAGCTCTCGGGCGGGCAGCGCCAGCGGCTGGCGATCGCCCGCGCGCTGCTGAACGATCCGGAGATCGTCATTCTGGACGAGGCGACCTCCGACGTGGACACCGAGACCGAGGAGCAGATCCAGCAGAGCCTCGACCGGCTGACCGAGGACCGGACCGCGTTCGTGATCGCCCACCGGCTGTCGACGATCAAGGACGCCGACCGGATCGTGGTGATGGAGCACGGACAGGTCGCCGAGAGCGGAAGCCACGACGAGCTGCTGCGGGAGGACGGCGACTACGCGAACCTCTGGGCGATGCAGGCCGGCGGCTCGGCGAACGTGGCGAGCGCTGACGATTAA